The Sulfurihydrogenibium sp. YO3AOP1 genome has a window encoding:
- a CDS encoding CDP-alcohol phosphatidyltransferase family protein, whose product MNLTSKRKQLKKVYEPVGVLLARRTKITPNIITIISVIIGVFAAISFFKEKPLLGATLLFISGFFDLLDGVVAREREKASKFGAVFDWLADKFVDGFLLFFIGITYSTPYLTAIAITANMLHTFIKPVAYAEIGFSNRTKGKIDDPLEGVGFFGRPETLLTIIVFSIFEHFKIFGGLEFGFVVITALTTLSLLQRIVYLYIKYNKDYD is encoded by the coding sequence ATGAACTTAACATCAAAAAGAAAACAGTTAAAAAAAGTATATGAACCTGTTGGAGTCCTCCTTGCAAGGAGGACCAAAATCACACCTAACATTATAACCATAATATCTGTTATCATCGGAGTTTTTGCCGCAATCTCTTTCTTTAAAGAAAAGCCACTTCTTGGTGCAACACTACTATTTATAAGCGGATTTTTTGACCTTTTGGATGGTGTCGTTGCAAGAGAAAGAGAAAAAGCATCTAAGTTTGGTGCAGTGTTTGACTGGCTTGCTGACAAATTTGTAGATGGTTTTTTACTATTTTTTATTGGCATTACATACTCAACACCATATTTAACAGCAATAGCAATAACAGCAAATATGCTCCACACATTCATAAAACCCGTTGCATACGCAGAAATTGGCTTTTCTAACAGAACAAAAGGAAAGATAGATGACCCATTAGAAGGTGTAGGATTTTTTGGAAGACCGGAGACATTGCTTACAATAATAGTTTTTTCTATATTTGAACATTTTAAAATCTTTGGTGGTCTTGAGTTTGGATTTGTAGTAATAACGGCATTGACTACTCTTTCTTTATTACAAAGAATAGTATACTTGTACATCAAGTACAACAAAGATTATGACTAA
- a CDS encoding TnsA endonuclease N-terminal domain-containing protein yields the protein MKRKKKVGVRNIPTKRVSVRGKMYSYKNKIVVYHESLLERNYFYTLEIDEDVIRYLPQPLKVDLYVPDVLVERKDKKQLVEVKPLEKVKNMDDKLAKKIETLKQYCQENNIEFLIITEEDINQNILQVSMALHQHTQTKVPAEYKEKILEIVKSHEKISFQDLFNNLATYYDAIENAKIKGYILSLIANKELKILNIENGLNSNTLICIN from the coding sequence ATGAAAAGAAAGAAAAAAGTGGGTGTAAGAAACATTCCAACAAAAAGAGTTTCTGTTAGGGGAAAAATGTATAGCTATAAAAATAAAATAGTTGTATACCACGAATCACTACTTGAAAGAAACTATTTTTATACGCTTGAAATAGATGAAGATGTTATTAGATACTTACCACAGCCACTAAAGGTAGATTTATACGTTCCAGATGTTTTAGTTGAAAGGAAAGACAAAAAACAGCTTGTAGAAGTAAAACCGTTAGAAAAAGTAAAAAACATGGACGATAAATTAGCAAAGAAAATAGAAACGTTAAAACAATACTGCCAAGAAAACAATATAGAGTTTTTAATTATAACGGAAGAAGATATAAATCAAAATATTCTGCAAGTTTCAATGGCACTCCATCAGCACACTCAAACAAAAGTTCCAGCAGAATATAAAGAGAAAATTTTAGAGATTGTTAAAAGTCATGAAAAAATCTCCTTTCAAGACCTGTTTAACAATTTAGCTACTTATTACGATGCAATAGAAAATGCAAAAATAAAGGGATATATACTGTCACTAATAGCTAACAAAGAACTTAAAATATTAAATATTGAAAATGGATTAAACAGCAATACTCTAATATGTATAAACTAA
- the ilvN gene encoding acetolactate synthase small subunit, with amino-acid sequence MSDIKVLKVRPEPEKVIRKHIITVKVQHNFGVLARITGLFAGRGYNIESLTVGRTHEPDIARITIVVEGDERVIEQIIKQLRRLIETLKVKDITDLPHIERELALIKIYTADDRTRDEIMRLVSIFRAKVVDVSTDSYTVEITGDNEKIEAFINLIKPFGVKEMARTGTLAMVRESANIKMEKGDKE; translated from the coding sequence ATGAGCGATATTAAAGTTTTAAAGGTTAGACCAGAGCCAGAAAAAGTAATAAGAAAACATATTATCACCGTAAAAGTTCAGCATAACTTTGGCGTTTTAGCAAGGATAACTGGACTTTTTGCCGGCAGAGGCTATAATATAGAAAGCTTAACTGTAGGCAGAACCCATGAGCCAGACATTGCAAGAATTACAATAGTAGTAGAAGGTGATGAAAGAGTAATAGAACAGATCATAAAACAACTTAGAAGACTGATAGAAACACTAAAAGTAAAAGATATTACAGATTTACCGCACATAGAAAGAGAGCTTGCACTGATAAAGATATACACTGCCGACGACAGAACGAGAGATGAAATAATGAGGCTTGTCTCAATTTTTAGAGCAAAGGTTGTAGATGTATCAACAGATAGCTACACAGTAGAAATTACGGGAGATAATGAAAAGATAGAAGCTTTTATTAATCTTATTAAACCTTTTGGCGTTAAAGAAATGGCAAGAACTGGAACGCTTGCTATGGTTAGAGAGTCTGCTAACATAAAGATGGAAAAGGGAGACAAAGAGTAA
- a CDS encoding ATP-binding protein produces the protein MIINDLSKINFAIIFEFYRGSFPKPGEVSLAHNGVLFLDELPEFKKSTLEVLRQPLEDKVVSISRASGKIEFPANFQLIAAANPCPCGYKLDPKKECRCTPAEIKRYLGKISGPLLDRIDLAVTVLPVAPEELANKPEGEPSAKIRDRVLKAVEIQRNRFKNENIKFNSQMTPTHIEEYGNITKEAKDVMLNATKRFNLTARSFHKVLKVARTIADLENSEKVLPKHVFEAINYKVNENLF, from the coding sequence TTGATTATCAATGATTTAAGTAAAATTAATTTCGCAATAATTTTTGAGTTTTACAGGGGAAGTTTTCCAAAACCCGGTGAAGTGTCTTTGGCACACAACGGTGTTTTGTTTTTAGACGAACTACCAGAATTTAAGAAATCTACCTTAGAAGTTTTAAGACAACCGCTTGAAGATAAGGTTGTTTCTATATCAAGGGCATCAGGAAAAATAGAATTTCCTGCAAATTTTCAGCTTATAGCAGCAGCCAATCCTTGTCCATGTGGCTATAAGCTTGACCCTAAAAAAGAATGCAGATGTACGCCGGCAGAAATAAAAAGGTATCTCGGCAAAATCTCAGGACCACTTTTAGATAGAATAGACTTGGCAGTAACGGTTTTACCGGTAGCACCAGAAGAGCTTGCAAACAAACCAGAAGGCGAACCTTCGGCTAAAATAAGAGATAGAGTTTTAAAAGCGGTAGAGATACAACGAAACAGATTTAAAAACGAAAATATCAAATTTAACAGTCAAATGACACCAACACATATTGAAGAGTATGGAAATATCACAAAAGAAGCAAAAGATGTAATGCTTAATGCTACAAAAAGATTTAATCTTACAGCAAGAAGTTTTCATAAAGTTTTGAAAGTGGCAAGGACTATAGCAGATTTAGAAAACAGCGAAAAAGTCTTACCTAAGCATGTTTTTGAAGCTATAAATTATAAAGTAAATGAGAATCTATTTTAG
- the kdsA gene encoding 3-deoxy-8-phosphooctulonate synthase — MFTIIAGPCVIESKEICFEVAQVLKSLQEKHKNVRFVFKSSFDKANRSSVDSFRGKGLEYGLAVLKDVKDTFNLPVLTDIHESYQAKPVAEVVDILQIPAFLCRQTDLLLAAVETGREINVKKGQFLAPWDTKNIVEKLKFGGATKIYLTERGTTFGYNNLVVDFRSLPIMRQYAPVIYDATHSVQLPGGLGKASGGQREFAYPLAKAAISVGVDGLFFETHPDPDKALSDGPNQLPLKEFPNIVENLLKLREFILENGI, encoded by the coding sequence ATGTTTACAATAATAGCAGGTCCATGTGTAATAGAAAGTAAAGAGATATGTTTTGAAGTTGCCCAAGTTTTAAAATCCCTTCAAGAAAAACATAAAAATGTAAGATTTGTATTTAAATCTTCTTTTGATAAGGCAAACAGAAGTAGTGTAGATTCTTTTAGAGGTAAAGGGTTAGAGTATGGTTTAGCTGTTTTAAAAGATGTAAAAGATACTTTTAACCTTCCGGTGCTAACTGATATTCATGAAAGCTATCAAGCAAAACCTGTGGCGGAAGTGGTAGATATTTTACAAATTCCTGCATTTTTATGTAGACAGACAGATTTACTACTTGCAGCGGTAGAAACAGGCAGAGAGATAAATGTAAAAAAAGGACAGTTTTTAGCACCATGGGATACTAAAAATATCGTTGAAAAGCTTAAATTTGGTGGAGCAACAAAGATTTACCTTACAGAAAGAGGAACAACCTTTGGATATAATAATCTTGTTGTAGATTTTAGAAGCTTGCCAATCATGAGACAGTATGCACCTGTCATTTACGATGCAACCCATAGCGTACAACTTCCAGGAGGACTTGGGAAGGCATCGGGCGGTCAAAGAGAGTTTGCATATCCATTGGCAAAAGCTGCCATCTCTGTTGGCGTTGATGGATTATTCTTTGAAACCCATCCAGACCCAGACAAAGCCTTGTCAGATGGACCAAATCAATTACCGCTAAAAGAATTTCCCAATATTGTAGAAAATTTATTAAAACTAAGAGAGTTTATTCTTGAAAATGGGATTTAA
- the ilvB gene encoding biosynthetic-type acetolactate synthase large subunit: MTKEKRGADIVVDVLIKEGVDTVFGLPGGAIMEVYDALFDAPFRNVLTRHEQAACHMADGYARATGKVGVVIATSGPGATNLVTGLATAYMDSIPLVAITGQVPRHYIGTDAFQEADVIGITRPITKHNFLVTDIKDLPLILRQAFYIARTGRPGPVLVDIPKDITQQKTTYKMPTDEEVRESLPGYNPHTEGNPVQIKKAAELIRKATRPVLYVGGGAILSDAAEEIYKLAHLAQIPVTTTNMGKGAFPETDPLSLHMLGMHGTYYANMAVYHSDLLIAVGARFDDRVTGKINEFAPEAKIIHIDIDPASISKTITVDVPIVGDVKNVLRKLIKELEEKPIEWIAAREQWLKQINEWKEKHPLNYRKSDKIIKPQAVIEEIYNITNGEAIISAGVGQHQMWAAMFYKYKYPRQFLNSGGLGTMGFGFPAAVGAKIGRPDKTVFAIEGDGSFIMNVQDLATAVQYRVPVKIAIINNGFLGMVRQWQQFFYDSRYASVCLSVQPDFVKLAESFGAVGLRATKPSEVREVLLKAMEINDRPVLMDFVVDKEENVLPMVPAGKSYREMILTPNQKGEAETMYLVG, translated from the coding sequence ATGACTAAAGAAAAAAGAGGAGCAGATATAGTAGTTGATGTTTTAATAAAAGAAGGCGTTGATACTGTTTTTGGTTTACCTGGTGGAGCAATAATGGAAGTTTACGATGCATTGTTTGATGCTCCATTTAGAAACGTACTGACAAGACACGAACAGGCTGCATGTCATATGGCCGATGGATATGCAAGAGCTACCGGAAAAGTAGGGGTAGTTATAGCCACATCAGGTCCTGGAGCTACAAATCTTGTTACAGGATTAGCTACTGCATACATGGATTCAATTCCACTTGTTGCAATAACAGGTCAGGTTCCAAGACATTATATAGGAACTGATGCATTTCAAGAAGCAGACGTTATAGGTATCACAAGACCAATCACAAAGCATAACTTCTTAGTAACTGATATAAAAGATTTACCCCTTATTTTAAGACAGGCATTTTATATAGCAAGAACCGGAAGACCCGGACCTGTTTTAGTTGATATCCCAAAAGACATAACTCAACAAAAAACAACTTACAAAATGCCAACAGATGAAGAAGTTAGAGAATCTTTACCCGGATACAACCCACATACAGAAGGAAACCCGGTTCAGATAAAAAAAGCTGCAGAACTGATTAGAAAAGCAACAAGACCGGTGTTATACGTTGGTGGTGGTGCCATCCTTTCAGATGCTGCAGAAGAAATCTATAAATTAGCACACTTGGCCCAAATACCGGTTACTACTACAAATATGGGCAAAGGAGCATTTCCAGAAACTGACCCTCTTTCATTACACATGCTTGGAATGCATGGAACATATTACGCAAATATGGCTGTTTATCATAGCGATTTACTTATAGCTGTAGGAGCAAGATTTGACGATAGAGTTACAGGAAAGATCAATGAATTTGCACCGGAAGCTAAAATCATTCATATTGATATAGACCCGGCATCTATTAGTAAAACCATAACAGTTGACGTTCCAATCGTTGGTGATGTTAAGAATGTTTTAAGAAAGCTTATTAAAGAGTTAGAAGAAAAACCTATTGAATGGATTGCAGCAAGAGAGCAATGGCTTAAACAGATTAACGAATGGAAAGAAAAGCATCCATTAAATTACAGAAAGTCTGATAAAATAATAAAACCCCAAGCGGTAATAGAAGAGATATACAATATAACTAATGGAGAGGCTATCATCTCTGCCGGCGTAGGACAGCATCAAATGTGGGCTGCAATGTTTTATAAATATAAGTACCCAAGACAATTTTTAAACTCAGGCGGTCTTGGAACAATGGGATTTGGTTTTCCGGCTGCTGTTGGAGCTAAAATAGGAAGACCGGATAAAACAGTATTTGCCATAGAAGGTGATGGTTCATTCATAATGAATGTCCAAGATTTAGCAACAGCTGTTCAGTATAGAGTTCCGGTAAAAATAGCCATAATAAACAATGGATTTCTTGGAATGGTAAGACAGTGGCAACAATTTTTCTACGATAGCAGGTATGCAAGCGTATGTTTATCTGTTCAGCCGGATTTTGTAAAATTGGCAGAAAGCTTTGGTGCTGTAGGTCTTAGAGCAACAAAACCATCAGAAGTTAGGGAAGTATTATTAAAAGCTATGGAAATAAACGATAGACCTGTTTTAATGGATTTTGTGGTTGATAAGGAAGAGAATGTTTTACCAATGGTACCAGCCGGAAAAAGCTACAGAGAAATGATATTAACACCTAACCAAAAAGGCGAAGCAGAGACTATGTACTTAGTGGGGTAA
- the ilvC gene encoding ketol-acid reductoisomerase, translating into MANIYYDEDASLDYLKDKTVAIIGYGSQGHAHALNLRDSGIKVIIGLLAGSRSIEKAKAEGFEVYSPDEAAKKADVIMILTPDTVQPALYQSAILPNLDEGNALAFAHGFNIHFGQIVPPSYVDVFLVAPKGPGHLVRWMYEEGKGVPGLFAVYQDFTGKAREIAMAYAKGIGATRAGLIETTFKEETETDLFGEQAVLCGGATALIKAGFETLIEAGYQPEVAYFECLHELKLIVDLIYQYGISGMRYSISDTARYGDVTRGKRVYEAVKPLYKKILEEIQEGEFAKEWILENVANRPHFNALVKKDEEHPVEKVGKELRKMMPWLGGRGL; encoded by the coding sequence ATGGCAAATATTTATTACGATGAAGATGCATCTTTAGACTATCTAAAAGATAAAACAGTTGCAATTATAGGATACGGTAGTCAAGGGCATGCTCATGCGTTAAATCTAAGAGATAGCGGAATAAAAGTTATAATCGGTCTATTGGCCGGTAGCAGGTCGATTGAGAAGGCAAAAGCAGAAGGATTTGAAGTTTACTCACCGGATGAGGCTGCGAAAAAAGCAGATGTAATAATGATTCTTACACCGGATACGGTTCAACCAGCATTATATCAATCGGCTATCTTACCAAACCTTGACGAAGGCAATGCACTTGCATTTGCACATGGATTTAACATACACTTTGGACAAATAGTTCCTCCATCTTATGTAGATGTATTTTTAGTTGCACCAAAAGGACCTGGTCATTTAGTAAGATGGATGTACGAAGAAGGAAAAGGTGTTCCTGGATTGTTTGCAGTTTATCAAGACTTTACAGGAAAAGCAAGAGAAATAGCAATGGCTTATGCGAAAGGAATTGGAGCAACAAGAGCAGGATTGATTGAAACAACATTTAAAGAAGAAACAGAAACAGACTTGTTCGGAGAACAGGCAGTTTTATGCGGTGGAGCTACAGCTTTAATAAAGGCAGGATTTGAAACATTAATAGAGGCTGGATATCAACCGGAGGTTGCATATTTTGAATGTTTACATGAATTAAAACTTATTGTTGATTTAATATATCAATATGGAATCTCCGGAATGAGATACTCTATTTCTGATACAGCAAGATACGGTGACGTTACAAGAGGAAAGAGAGTTTACGAAGCTGTAAAACCTCTTTATAAAAAAATACTTGAAGAAATTCAAGAAGGCGAATTTGCTAAGGAATGGATTTTAGAAAACGTAGCTAACAGACCACACTTTAACGCACTTGTCAAAAAAGATGAAGAACATCCAGTAGAAAAAGTAGGAAAAGAGTTAAGAAAAATGATGCCTTGGCTTGGCGGAAGAGGTTTATAA
- a CDS encoding 2,5-diamino-6-(ribosylamino)-4(3H)-pyrimidinone 5'-phosphate reductase, which translates to MKRPYVIIVSEVTVDGKLTLSKGVSSKEIMKFMDEEANRYLHETRAKVDGIMVGAETIRTDNPYLTVRYVSGKNPTRIIPTSTADIPLDANILKKDSPTIIVTTEKAPEERVKALSEKVEVIVAGKEEVDLIKMMDILYNKGIRNLMVEGGSTLNWNLIKNGLVDEIRIIHMPFIVGGTDTPTLVGGEGFKSLEEVVKLKLRAHFMRGSHLITEWEVKYEG; encoded by the coding sequence ATGAAAAGACCTTATGTAATAATTGTATCTGAAGTTACGGTAGATGGTAAGTTAACACTTAGTAAAGGTGTTTCTTCAAAAGAAATCATGAAATTTATGGATGAAGAAGCTAATCGATACCTTCACGAAACACGGGCAAAAGTTGATGGCATAATGGTAGGAGCAGAAACTATCAGAACAGACAATCCATATCTCACAGTAAGGTATGTATCAGGAAAAAATCCAACAAGAATAATACCAACATCAACTGCAGATATTCCCCTGGATGCAAACATTCTCAAAAAAGATTCTCCAACTATCATTGTAACAACAGAAAAAGCTCCGGAAGAAAGAGTAAAAGCGTTGTCTGAAAAAGTTGAAGTAATTGTAGCCGGAAAAGAAGAAGTAGATTTAATCAAAATGATGGATATTCTATACAATAAAGGAATCCGTAATTTAATGGTAGAAGGTGGGTCTACTTTAAATTGGAACTTAATAAAAAATGGTTTGGTAGATGAGATAAGAATCATCCATATGCCTTTTATAGTAGGTGGAACAGATACTCCTACATTGGTCGGTGGTGAAGGATTTAAATCCTTAGAAGAAGTTGTAAAACTTAAACTTAGAGCACATTTTATGAGAGGATCTCATCTTATCACGGAATGGGAAGTTAAGTATGAAGGTTAA
- the gmhB gene encoding D-glycero-beta-D-manno-heptose 1,7-bisphosphate 7-phosphatase has product MKAVFLDRDGVINVDKGYVHRIEDFEFYPNVFKALKKLQDAGYKLFIVTNQSGIAVGYYTEEDFLKLTEFMLKEFEKEGIKIEKVYYCPHHEDGIVEKYAIKCDCRKPESGMIRKAIQEFGVDPTKSFLIGDKENDILAAHKEGVKAAFVKTGQGMKYVDTTTADYVGEDILDVVDNFILKTDERVKE; this is encoded by the coding sequence ATGAAAGCAGTATTCTTAGATAGAGATGGAGTTATAAACGTTGATAAAGGGTATGTTCATAGAATTGAAGATTTTGAGTTTTATCCAAACGTTTTTAAAGCTTTAAAAAAACTTCAAGATGCAGGATATAAGCTTTTTATCGTTACAAATCAATCTGGAATAGCTGTAGGCTACTATACAGAAGAGGATTTTTTAAAACTTACTGAATTTATGTTAAAAGAGTTTGAAAAGGAAGGAATAAAAATAGAAAAGGTTTATTATTGTCCGCATCATGAGGATGGTATAGTTGAAAAATACGCTATTAAATGTGATTGTAGAAAGCCGGAAAGTGGAATGATAAGGAAAGCTATTCAAGAATTCGGTGTCGATCCTACAAAGTCTTTTTTAATAGGTGATAAAGAGAATGATATTTTGGCTGCACATAAAGAAGGCGTAAAAGCAGCTTTTGTAAAAACAGGGCAAGGTATGAAATATGTAGATACAACCACGGCTGATTACGTTGGTGAAGACATCTTGGATGTTGTTGATAATTTTATTTTAAAGACAGATGAGAGAGTGAAAGAGTAA
- a CDS encoding DUF2905 domain-containing protein — MDSIGKTLIFIGFFIILIGILLLFIEKLPLGLGRLPGDILIKRDNFTFYFPLTTSIILSILLTLILTLISKLSK; from the coding sequence ATGGATAGCATAGGCAAAACTCTAATTTTTATAGGCTTTTTTATAATCTTAATAGGCATTCTTCTATTATTCATAGAAAAACTACCACTTGGCTTAGGTAGATTACCCGGAGATATCTTAATCAAAAGAGATAACTTTACCTTTTATTTTCCATTAACAACTTCTATAATTTTAAGTATTTTGCTAACGCTAATCTTAACTCTCATCTCTAAGTTATCAAAATGA
- the moaD gene encoding molybdopterin converting factor subunit 1, translating to MKVKVLYFSQVKDKIGKNEEEIEFEGKTLKDLVDVLAKKYPDIKEILKRSMFAVNESYETMDYNLQDNDMIAIIPPVSGG from the coding sequence ATGAAGGTTAAGGTTTTATATTTTTCACAAGTTAAAGATAAAATTGGAAAAAATGAAGAAGAGATAGAGTTTGAAGGAAAAACCCTAAAAGATTTAGTTGATGTGTTAGCCAAAAAATATCCAGATATTAAAGAGATCTTGAAAAGATCTATGTTTGCTGTAAATGAAAGTTATGAGACTATGGACTATAATTTACAAGATAACGATATGATTGCAATCATCCCACCTGTGAGCGGTGGATAA
- the rlmD gene encoding 23S rRNA (uracil(1939)-C(5))-methyltransferase RlmD — MKLKIDKVVYGGYGLAKENNTVYFVPYTLPGEEVEIEVVEDKKDYKLGRLVDVLKPSEYRVKPACEYFTACGGCDFQHTTYENQLLLKKEILKDQLLRIGKIETEIEKIIPSKEPFRYRNRAQLKFDGKNLGFYKKDSNDLVNVDNCLLLKEDIEKLLNPLKKFLIKYAIMPSNIHIFSNTKEEKLIRFEFLDESQFSNIIYDMNIFREEIDEKIKGIGFYAKHKRYSLLGEDVVFENIGDYKFRVSMDSFFQVNVYQIKNLIDEVVSEIKDKGFKKLVDFYCGVGTLTIPASKYVKEALGIESNEEAVKDAKANIKHNKLKNVKFLKTQTEKGLKYAKDFLPEVVIFDPPRSGLNRKIVNEISQIQTVRKIIYVSCDPSTLSRDLRQFVENGFKLKKVKLIDMFPQTYHIESISVLER; from the coding sequence ATGAAATTAAAAATAGACAAAGTTGTTTACGGTGGATACGGATTAGCTAAAGAAAACAATACAGTATATTTTGTTCCTTACACTTTGCCGGGTGAAGAAGTTGAAATAGAAGTAGTAGAAGATAAAAAAGATTATAAGCTTGGAAGATTGGTTGATGTATTAAAACCATCCGAGTATAGAGTAAAACCAGCATGTGAATACTTTACGGCATGCGGTGGATGTGATTTTCAGCACACGACTTACGAAAACCAGCTTTTATTGAAAAAAGAAATTTTAAAAGACCAGCTTCTAAGAATTGGAAAGATTGAAACAGAAATAGAAAAAATAATTCCATCAAAAGAGCCTTTTAGATACAGAAACAGAGCCCAATTAAAGTTTGATGGAAAAAATCTTGGCTTTTACAAAAAAGATTCAAACGATTTAGTTAATGTAGATAACTGCCTTTTGTTAAAAGAAGATATAGAAAAACTACTAAACCCATTAAAAAAATTTCTCATAAAGTATGCAATAATGCCATCTAACATTCATATTTTCTCAAACACAAAAGAAGAAAAGCTAATTAGATTTGAATTTTTAGATGAAAGTCAGTTTTCAAACATCATCTACGATATGAATATCTTCAGAGAAGAGATTGATGAAAAAATCAAAGGAATAGGTTTTTATGCCAAACATAAAAGATATTCCTTACTTGGTGAGGATGTAGTCTTTGAAAACATTGGAGATTATAAATTTAGAGTGAGCATGGACAGCTTTTTTCAGGTAAATGTATATCAGATAAAAAATCTGATTGATGAAGTAGTCAGTGAAATTAAAGACAAGGGTTTTAAAAAATTGGTAGATTTTTACTGTGGAGTTGGAACGCTAACAATACCAGCATCAAAGTATGTAAAAGAAGCCCTTGGAATAGAAAGCAACGAAGAAGCCGTAAAAGATGCAAAAGCAAACATAAAACACAACAAATTAAAAAATGTAAAATTTTTAAAAACCCAAACAGAAAAAGGTTTAAAGTATGCAAAAGACTTTCTACCAGAAGTAGTAATTTTTGACCCACCCCGTAGCGGCTTAAACAGAAAAATAGTAAACGAAATTTCACAAATTCAAACAGTTAGAAAAATTATTTACGTTTCCTGCGACCCGTCAACTTTATCAAGAGACTTGAGACAGTTTGTAGAAAATGGATTTAAGTTAAAAAAAGTTAAATTAATAGACATGTTCCCTCAAACCTATCATATTGAGAGTATAAGCGTATTGGAAAGATAG
- a CDS encoding DUF2784 domain-containing protein, translating to MDKSIFLFLSELTILIHFLWILFLIFGSFIGIKYKTLKYLHIFGLGFSIFLQIFELQCPLTYLEIWFKQKAGLKGYEGGFIAFYLEKIVYIQIEPAIIFIATLILVLVHFYVYKNCSRGL from the coding sequence GTGGATAAAAGTATATTTTTATTCTTATCCGAATTAACTATTTTAATTCACTTTCTTTGGATCTTATTTTTAATTTTTGGCTCGTTTATCGGTATAAAGTACAAAACACTCAAGTATCTTCATATTTTTGGCTTAGGATTTTCGATATTTCTTCAAATATTTGAACTTCAATGTCCTTTAACATATCTTGAAATTTGGTTTAAACAAAAAGCTGGATTAAAAGGTTATGAAGGCGGATTTATCGCATTTTACTTAGAAAAAATCGTTTATATTCAAATAGAACCAGCTATAATATTTATTGCGACGTTGATTTTAGTTTTAGTTCATTTTTATGTGTATAAAAACTGCAGCAGGGGTTTGTAA